In a genomic window of Vigna angularis cultivar LongXiaoDou No.4 chromosome 6, ASM1680809v1, whole genome shotgun sequence:
- the LOC108342603 gene encoding DNA polymerase II subunit B4 isoform X2, with protein MLSLRRERVEKQNSRGEIVRKEQVTMTKKLNASNKAQAKKPEWPPSKAVLLSNPYKQFPPQGRQLDYIKEKDLGYLISELLKRRQQGTTSTDSDVEDVEGSDVEDVEGSDAEDTNSEEFEADDDTNSEKSEDGVTNSEESQAESSNSESEADEAEDEDISSEESQVESSNSEESEVDEAEDEDIGSEESEAQDINSEESSEEVEDSDDEPPRPLIDINGSERNLPTGRIFTDIDQCINNSLLKKHLMDFNPERNNLFNGRAEIRISRLKYITPSERHSWIEE; from the exons atgttgagTTTAAGAAGAGAACgtgttgaaaaacaaaactcTCGGGGTGAAATAGTGAGGAAAGAACAAGTTACGATGACCAAAAAGCTCAATGCTTCAAACAAAGCACAAGCCAAAAAACCAGAGTGGCCACCAAGTAAAG CTGTTCTCTTGTCCAACCCTTATAAACAATTCCCTCCTCAAG GGCGTCAATTGGACTATATCAAGGAGAAAGATCTAG GGTATCTCATTTCCGAGCTTCTCAAAAGACGACAACAAGGTACTACTTCTACTGATAGTGATGTTGAAGATGTAGAGGGTAGTGATGTTGAAGATGTAGAGGGTAGCGATGCTGAAGATACAAATTCTGAGGAATTTGAAGCTGATGATGATACAAATTCTGAGAAGTCAGAAGACGGCGTTACAAATTCTGAAGAATCTCAAGCTGAGAGTTCAAATTCTGAATCAGAAGCCGATGAAgcagaagatgaagatataaGTTCTGAGGAATCTCAAGTTGAGAGTTCAAATTCTGAAGAATCAGAAGTTGATGAAgcagaagatgaagatataGGTTCTGAGGAATCTGAAGCCCAGGATATAAATTCTGAGGAATCATCAGAAGAAGTTGAGGATTCAGATGATGAGCCACCAAG GCCCCTCATTGATATCAACGGAAGCGAGCGTAATTTGCCTACTGGAAG GATCTTCACGGATATCGATCAATGCATAAATAATTCACTTTTGAAGAA ACATCTCATGGATTTCAATCCAGAAaggaataatttatttaacGGGAG GGCTGAAATCAGAATTTCTAGGTTGAAATATATTACGCCGTCGGAGAG ACACTCGTGGATTGAAGAGTAA
- the LOC108342603 gene encoding DNA polymerase II subunit B4 isoform X1: MLSLRRERVEKQNSRGEIVRKEQVTMTKKLNASNKAQAKKPEWPPSKAVLLSNPYKQFPPQETKLVEYVGRKPRRGRQLDYIKEKDLGYLISELLKRRQQGTTSTDSDVEDVEGSDVEDVEGSDAEDTNSEEFEADDDTNSEKSEDGVTNSEESQAESSNSESEADEAEDEDISSEESQVESSNSEESEVDEAEDEDIGSEESEAQDINSEESSEEVEDSDDEPPRPLIDINGSERNLPTGRIFTDIDQCINNSLLKKHLMDFNPERNNLFNGRAEIRISRLKYITPSERHSWIEE, encoded by the exons atgttgagTTTAAGAAGAGAACgtgttgaaaaacaaaactcTCGGGGTGAAATAGTGAGGAAAGAACAAGTTACGATGACCAAAAAGCTCAATGCTTCAAACAAAGCACAAGCCAAAAAACCAGAGTGGCCACCAAGTAAAG CTGTTCTCTTGTCCAACCCTTATAAACAATTCCCTCCTCAAG AGACTAAGTTGGTGGAGTATGTGGGCAGAAAACCAAGAAGGG GGCGTCAATTGGACTATATCAAGGAGAAAGATCTAG GGTATCTCATTTCCGAGCTTCTCAAAAGACGACAACAAGGTACTACTTCTACTGATAGTGATGTTGAAGATGTAGAGGGTAGTGATGTTGAAGATGTAGAGGGTAGCGATGCTGAAGATACAAATTCTGAGGAATTTGAAGCTGATGATGATACAAATTCTGAGAAGTCAGAAGACGGCGTTACAAATTCTGAAGAATCTCAAGCTGAGAGTTCAAATTCTGAATCAGAAGCCGATGAAgcagaagatgaagatataaGTTCTGAGGAATCTCAAGTTGAGAGTTCAAATTCTGAAGAATCAGAAGTTGATGAAgcagaagatgaagatataGGTTCTGAGGAATCTGAAGCCCAGGATATAAATTCTGAGGAATCATCAGAAGAAGTTGAGGATTCAGATGATGAGCCACCAAG GCCCCTCATTGATATCAACGGAAGCGAGCGTAATTTGCCTACTGGAAG GATCTTCACGGATATCGATCAATGCATAAATAATTCACTTTTGAAGAA ACATCTCATGGATTTCAATCCAGAAaggaataatttatttaacGGGAG GGCTGAAATCAGAATTTCTAGGTTGAAATATATTACGCCGTCGGAGAG ACACTCGTGGATTGAAGAGTAA